In the genome of Xyrauchen texanus isolate HMW12.3.18 chromosome 33, RBS_HiC_50CHRs, whole genome shotgun sequence, one region contains:
- the pts gene encoding 6-pyruvoyl tetrahydrobiopterin synthase, whose translation MASIENTAERIGYITRVQSFSACHRLHSKSLSDEENKKIFGKCNNPNGHGHNYKVEVTVRGKIDRNTGMVMNLTDLKEYIEEAIMKPLDHKNLDMDVPYFANVVSTTENLAVYIWDSMAKLLQPNLLYEIKVHETDKNIVVYRGE comes from the exons ATGGCAAGTATTGAGAATACAGCTGAGCGTATCGGGTACATCACACGAGTGCAGAGTTTCTCCGCTTGCCATCGATTACACAG TAAATCATTAAGTgatgaggaaaataaaaaaatctttggaAAATGCAACAACCCTAATGGCCACGGACATAACTATAAAG ttgaAGTGACTGTTCGGGGAAAG ATTGACAGAAACACTGGAATGGTAATGAACCTTACCGATCTAAAGGAGTATATCGAG GAGGCCATCATGAAACCACTTGACCATAAAAATCTGGACATGGATGTGCCATATTTTGCCAATGTTGTCAG CACCACCGAAAACCTGGCTGTCTATATTTGGGACAGTATGGCAAAGCTTCTCCAACCCAACTTGCTCTATGAGATAAAAGTGCacgaaacagacaaaaatatagtggtATACAGGGGTGAATAG